The Sorangiineae bacterium MSr11954 DNA segment CGATGAGCCGGTTCATGTTCCCGGCCGCCCGCGCGATCATGTCCACGTAAACGGGCGCGCGCTCCGGGGACTCGCCGGAGTCGTTCATGCCGCGAAGCAGGGCGGTCGCCATGACGATCGAGCTCAAAGGGTTCTTCAGATCGTGGGATACGACGGCGATCACGTCCTCGCGCAGGTGCATCGCCGCCTCTGCGCTGGCGCGCGCCTGCCGCTCGGCCTCGTACAAGTGGGCGTTCTCCATGGCCACCGCCGCGGATTGCGCGAGCTGCTTGGCCAGCGCAAAGTCCTTGTCTGCGAGGGCGCGGCGCGAGGCCGACGTCACCAAGGTGATGAGCCCCAGGGTCCGCTCCACCGTGCGGATGGGCACGGAGAGCGCGTGCTCCGAGAGGCTCCCCGAGGGATGGGCCCCGGGCAAATCAGGCACCACCTCGGCCCCCGGATCGACGTGGGCGAACGCGATGCGGCGGAGCGACTCGTCGGGGCCGCCCACGTAAACGGCGCAGCCGTCGGCGATGCGCGGCACCGCCAATCGGGCGACGGTCTCCAACGTCTTTTCGTAGTCCAGACTGGACGAGAGCTCCGCCGTCGCCTCGGCCAAGAACGAACGGCGCGCCTCCTCGAGGCGGCCTTCGCTCACGTCGCGGAAGACCCGCACCTCGCCGGCGGGCTGGCCATCCGCGCCCAGCACCGGCGAGACGCCGACGTCGATGGCCAGCTCGCGGCCATCGCGGCGCACGAGCAGCGGCTCGCGATCCCCCCGCACGGGGAAGACCTCCGCCAGCGCCTTTCCGCGCGCCTGCGCGGCGGACCAGCCGCAGAGCGACTCCGCCGCGGCGTTCAGGAACACCACCTTGCCCTCGCCGTCGGTGGCCAAAACGCCATCGCCCATGCTGTGCAGGGTCATCGAGAGCCACTGCTCGCTCGCGTGGAGCGCGTGCATCACCCGGTGCAGCTCGGCTTGGGACGCGGCCAAGGACGACGCCAACGCCTCCGCGCGCTCCATGGCCGAGCGCGCGACCAGCACCCGCCCCAGGCCCGCGGCGGCCCGCCGTTCGGCCGCGAACAAAGTGGCGAGCAGCGGCATCGCCGTTCGGGCCTCCTCCACCCGCGCGGGCACGGGCGCGCCGCCGAGGAGCACCAGCACGCAATCGATTTTGCACGACCAGCCCCGCGCGCGCTGCACGGTGTCCTTGTCGGGATAGGGAAGATCGGCCTCCTGCATCTCGCGGATCGCCACGCATCGCTCGATGAACTCGCGCCACGCGCGGCCGTTGGGGAGCGTCTTGGGGAAGCCCATGGCGGGCAGAAAGACGCCGACCTCGAGATCCCGGGTGAAGACCACGAGGTCCTCGGCGCCGAGAAAACGAGCGAGCTCCCGGGCGGCCTCCAACCGGTGGGGGGAGCTCGCAACGGCAGCCATCGAGGAGATGGTGGATCCTGGCACGGAATCGCTACTCCGGAATCAAGCAAGTCACCGCGGTGCAGTTGTGAAAGCCGGAGAACTGCCCCTCCGCGCTCACGATTTGACCAATCGTATTGCACCCTAAAAGCTTTGCTTCGCCAAGCTCGTTTCGAATCGAGTCGAGCTCGATGCCGAAGTCGTGCCCCATCCGAAGCCGGGTGGCCACGCAATCGAAGAAGATGGCCAGGGCCGGCTTGTGGCCTTCCAGCTGGCGCATCGCCTCCTTGGTGCTCTGGACGGCGGCCTCCGCCGCGGTGGCCGTCGTGCAACCCATGATGCGAACGGTCGCGCCCTCGGGGATCTCCGCCGCGCAGCTCACCGCGCCATCGTCTTGCACGCGGAGCGGCACACGCAGCTTCTTGGGGCCGGGGCCGGTGTCGACCCCCAGGATGTTGTGCAGGAAGAACGGAAAGGCATCCTGACGGTCCATCTTCTGCCCGGTGCGCTCGGCGTGATCCTCGAACACGTCGGCGGCGGCGATGGCGTTCAAGCTCGCGAGCCGCAAGCCCTCCGCCTCGGTGACGCGAAAGGCCCCGCTGCGCGGCGACCAGCCGTGCGTGACCCCCACGCCAATGGGCTTGTTCGAGAGGATCTCGAGCGCCACCGCCGCGTCGGCCACCACCTCGGTGCCATGGAAGACGACCCGATCCTCGAAGCGCTCGTCGCCCGCGCCGCCGCCCACGAAGCGGTAGCTGCCGCCCGTCAAGGTGCTGAGGTGCAAGGCGAATCGATCGCTCTGCCCCGCCATGGCGTCGGCGAAGACGAGCGCCGTTCGGTACGCGAACGAAGGATTGCCGATGCCGTGAAAGGTCGCGATCATCTCCGAGGCCGCCTTGCGCGGATCGCGGCTCAGCGCGCGCCCCAGGCTCGCATGAAACCGCATCTCGGGGGCGCGAATGGCCATGGCGCACGCGAGCCCCACGCCTTGCGCCTGCCCCGTGAACTCGCCGGCCGACGAGGTGCCCACCAGGGTGCGCGGACGGCACTCCATGTCGATGGCCAAGAGCAGCTTCGAAAAATCGTAGCGCGGTGACGCAAACAGGATCAGCGCGTCCGGGCGCTCACCGCCGAACGCCTGGTGGATCCGGCTCCCGAGCGAAGCGCCGGCTTCTTCGCTCGATGCAACGCCCGTGTGCACGACCGTGGCGGTAGTCATTTAGCGCACGAGGGTTCGAGCCCAGGGGGTGGCGCCTACATTGGCCAAGTTGTGCACCGTGTCGAGGAGCTCTTCGTGATCCACCGGCTTGGCCAGATGGTTCGTGTACCCGGCCAAGAGCGCGCGCCGGCGATCCTCGGGGTACGCATACGCGGAGAGCGCGATGGCCGGCGTCCCGCCCCCCATTTCGCGCGACATGGCGCGGATGCTCCGGAGGAACTGATAGCCGTCTTCGTCCGGCATCCCCACGTCGCTCACGATCACGTGCGGGCGGAACCACTCGACGGCGTGACGGCCCTCGGGCGCGGAGCCCGCGAGGCGCACCACCGCGCCCCGCTTCTGCAGGAGCGCCCGGAGCAGCTCGCGCGCGTCCGGCTCGTCGTCGACCACCAACACGCGCACGCCATCGAGGCGCAGCGATCCTTGGGGCGAGGCTTCGCCCGGGACGGCGGGGATGGCGCCCATCGGAACGACGGCGCGAACGGGGAACATCGCGGTGAACGTGGTGCCTTGGCCCGCCCCCGCGCTGGTCGCCGCCACCTGTCCGCCGTGAAGCTCGACGATCTGCTTGGCGATGGCCAGCCCCAGGCCCAAGCCGCCCACCCGGCGGGTCGCCGAGCTGTCGGCCTGCCGGAACGGCTCGAAGATGTAAGGAAGAAACTCCGGCTCCACGCCGCGCCCGGTGTCGCTCACCGTGAGCTCGATGATCGCGCCCTCCCGGCGCAGCCGGATGGAGACGGTGCCACCTTGGCCCGTGAACTTCACGGCGTTCGAGATGAAATTCCACGCCACTTGCTGCAGGCGCACGGGATCGCCCACCAGCGCCATGGGGTGCTCCGGGCAATCGAGCACGAGCTCGATGTTCTTCGCGTGCGCGCCAGGGCGCACCCCCTCGAGCGCGTCGCGCACGATGGCGACCATATCGGCCACCTTGGCCTCGATGCGCATCTTGCCCGCGATGATGCGCGACATATCGAGCAGATCGTCGACGAGCTTGATCTGCGCCTCCGCGTTGCGCCGGATCGTCTCCAGGCCCTTGGAGAGCACGCTTCCATTGCGCTCCTCTTGCAGGATGCACGACCAGCCATGAATGGCGTTCAGCGGGGTGCGCAGCTCGTGCGAGATGGTCGCGAGGAACGCGTCCTTGACCCGCATCGACTCTTCGACTTGGGCGAGCCGGATCCGCTCCTGCTCGGCGTTGCGGCGCTCGGTTAGATCGCGGGTCACCATGGCGACCCCCACGAGCTCCCCATTGCTCTGGGAGCGAAGGGCGCTGAGGATGACGCTGGCCCAAAAGCGGGAGCCGTCCTTGCGAATGCGCCACCCCTCCTCTTCGAAGCGGCCTTCGCGGCGCGCGATCTCGAGCGCCTTCTCGATCTTCCCCGTCTCGCGCGTCTCGGGCGGATAGAACGTGGAGACGTGCTGCCCGATGATCTCGTGCGCCGCGTATCCTTTGATGCGCTCGGCGCCGCCATTCCAGCTCGACACGATCCCGGTGGGATCGAGCATGAAGATGGCATAGTCCGTCAAGCTCTCGACGAGCAGTCGGAAGACGTCGGAGTGTTTGCTTCGCTCGACTTCGGCTTCGAGTACACGCGCGCGCTGCCTTAGACCGGCGATCGTGCGCAACCGCATATGGGTCTCGCTTTCTCCCCGGACCGGATGGGCGTGAGTATGAGCCTCGCACACACTCTCGTAAAGGCTCGACTTTGCCCCGGAGAACGTATCCATCACGTATGCGCAGAAGAGGGAGAACGAGTGGCGAACGGCCAGCTCGTTCCAGAGCTTCTCGAGCTGAATGGCCGCTTCCGGCCGGCCGTCGCGGCAAAGCAGGTCGACCATCTCGCCGTAGACGTGCATGCGCGCCCCCGGACGCGCTCGAAGGATGGGCTCGACGACCGCGGCGAAGCGCGCCGCATCGGGCATGCCATTCACCATGAAGAGGCTCAACGTCTCGCGCGCATCGGCCATCGTCAGGAGGCCCGATTGAAGCGCGCTCTGGAGGTCCGGAGTGCTCGACTCGAGCCGCTCGCGAATGATTCTCCGATGCTCGGGGGTCGCCACCACGTGGATCGGATCGCCGGCCGAGAGACCCGCGCCAATGAAGTTGGACACCGACTCGCTCAGGAGCGCCTCGTCCTCGTAGAAGAAGACGGAGTGATTCTGCGCTTCGTGCGCCACACGGGGGTTTCGAAACTCTCGACCTATTTCAGCGATCGTGGAGCTCATAGGACACCCATGGCGTGGAATATGCGCGAGGGCCTCCGAGGCGTCAACCAAGTGGGCGGCGTCCTCGCAAACACGTCACAACCTAGCATTTGAAGCTGAGCGGATGCCATGCAAGCGTTGCGGAGGCGCCAACGAGGTGGGCCATCCTGGTGAGTGCGCGCGCACACACTGAGGCAGTTTTGCTGTGCTTCACGTTCGGGCGAAAGGATGTGCTGACCCCGATACGCCGCTTCTGACCGCGGTTCCGCGCGCGCTCCGCTCTGGCATCGAATGGCCCGGAATGTGCTCTGGCCGTCTCTAGCGAACGCGCCGCAGAGAATCACGGCGTTCATTCGAGGGGGGCGAAGTTCTTCTCATTAAGGAGGCTCGCCAGTGATCGATCGAACCGGAATTTTCTTCTCGTGCGCAGGCCCCATCGCCATCGCGATGGCGAGCACGCGGAGGCATCCATGAACTCGCTCCGCAACCTGCCCATCGTCCTTCGTTATGAAGAGGATGGCACCATCCTCGCGCAGTGCCCTCTCCTCCCCGACTGCCAGTGCAAGTCCACGTCGCGCACCCAAGTGCTTCGTACGATGCAGATGCTCATCAAGCACGCACTGGCCGCATCGGCCGCATCGACGAGTTTGAAAGCGCAAAAATACGAGGTCGTCCATTTGGCCGTTGCCCCAGCGTCGGACTCGGGCAATCGATTCGGAACGCGCTCGCCGCGGCGAAAGAAGCCCGAGAGCCCTCTGCTCGAAGTCATTTGATATCGAGGGCGCTGCCGTGCAAAAGACCTTCTCGAATGATCGTCATGGCATTCGCCCGCGGGACGGAAAGCCCGCCGTCGAGTCCACAACGGACATCGCGGCCTTGAGCCGAGTGCTCTTGTCCGTGCTCACCTCGCACGCGGCGCTCGAGACCGAGAACTCGGAGCTGCGCCACAAATTACGAAGGGCGGAGGAGGCGCGGGACCACCTCGCCCGAGAGCTCGCCGACCGCACGCAGACGAGCGAGCGGCTCGCGGGTGTGCTCGCCCACGATCTGCGAAACCCGCTGGGGGCGATCCTCGCGGGGGTCGATCTCTTGAAACGGCGGGGCGGGCTCGGTGAGCTACAGGCCAATATCCTGGGCCGCATTCATTCGTCGGGGCAGCACGCAGCGCACCTGATCGAGGAGTTGCTCGACTTCACCCAAGCGCGCCTGGGCGGGGGGTTGAAGATCCATCGCGCCCCCACCGACATGACCGCGATCGCGCGTCAGGTCATCGATGAAACGGAGCCCGCCTATCCGGGGCGGTGTATCCGGCTCGAGACGGAAGGTGACGTGGACGGCGATTGGGACGAGGAGCGGCTCGCCCAAATCTTCTCCAACCTGCTCGCCAACGCGCTCGCGCACAGCCCCGAGGACGCCGCGATCACCGTGAGGACGTGGACCCGGGATGGCGAGGCGTTCACCAGCGTGCACAACGGGGGTCCCGCCATCGACGAAGAGGCCATGGGCCAGCTCTTCGAGCCATTCCGGCGCGGCGAAAAGAGGACCGCGCGCTCGGGCAAGCACCTCGGGCTGGGCTTGTACATCGTCCAGCAGATCGTCCGAGCCCATGGCGGACGGGTCGAGGTGCGCTCCACCGAAAACGAGGGGACGACGTTCCTCGTCTCCTTACCACGCGCGGATGAGTTAGTCTCCGCTCCGAAGCCGCACATGGAGTCTTCGATGGGAGGCACCGAAGAGGCGGCAACGGAAAGGTACTGATCCGGCGATGAGCGATGAACTGAAGGCGTTCGAGCGTCTGGCGACGGGTGTTCATGGGCTCGATGAGATTCTGAACGGGGGCTTGATCGTAGGCGGCACCTACCTCGTCATGGGCCGGCCCGGTTCGGGGAAGACGATCTTGGCAAACCAGATCGCCTACTCGCACGTGGCCGGCGGAGGACGCGCCCTCTATGTGACCTTGCTGGCGGAGTCCCATGCTTGGCTCATCTCCACCTTGCAGGAGATGTCCTTCTTCCGCGAGGAGGCCCTGGGCGGCGCCCTTCAGTACATCAGCGGCTACCAAGCCTTGGAGAAAGAGAAGCTCGATGGTCTCACGCGACTCCTGCGCAAAATCGTGCGCGACCATCGGGCGAGCTTGCTGGTCATCGACGGGCTGGTGACCGCGGGGGCCATGGCCGACACGGAGCTGGAGCTCAAGAAGTTCATCCACGAGCTCCAGAGCCTGATCGAGCTCGTGGGCTGCACGACCTTGCTCCTCACGGGGGCCAAGGGAAGTGACGCGAACTACCCGGAGCGGACCATGGTCGACGGTCTCTTCCAGCTCACGACGAAGCGAATTGGAATGCGCACGGTGCGGGAGCTGGAGATCGAGAAGCACCGCGGCTCGAGCCATGTGCTGGGGGCGAGCTTCTTCGAGATCTCCAGCGACGGAATTCGAATCTTCGGCCGGACCGAGGCCATGGTGGGCGCCGCGCTCGTCCAGCAGGCGACGGACACGAGCAAGCTGGCGACCGGCATTTCGAGCTTGGATTCCATGCTGTCCGGCGGGCTCCCCTCGGGCTCCACCGCCATGCTCCTCGGCTCCTCCGGCAGCGGCAAGACCTTGCTCGGCCTCCACTTCTTGAACGCGGGGGCCCACCTGGGCGAGCGCGCGCTCTATTTTGGTTTCTTCGAGGCGCCTTCGCGCCTCGTCGCGAAGGCCAAGAGCGTCGATTTGGATCTCGCGGCGGCCATCGATGACGGCCGCATCGAAATGCAATGGCGGGCGCCCCAGGAGCTCTTGGCCGATCGGGCCGCCGAGGAGCTGCTCACGACGGTCCGCCGGCGGTCGATCAAGC contains these protein-coding regions:
- a CDS encoding ATP-binding protein, with the protein product MAAVASSPHRLEAARELARFLGAEDLVVFTRDLEVGVFLPAMGFPKTLPNGRAWREFIERCVAIREMQEADLPYPDKDTVQRARGWSCKIDCVLVLLGGAPVPARVEEARTAMPLLATLFAAERRAAAGLGRVLVARSAMERAEALASSLAASQAELHRVMHALHASEQWLSMTLHSMGDGVLATDGEGKVVFLNAAAESLCGWSAAQARGKALAEVFPVRGDREPLLVRRDGRELAIDVGVSPVLGADGQPAGEVRVFRDVSEGRLEEARRSFLAEATAELSSSLDYEKTLETVARLAVPRIADGCAVYVGGPDESLRRIAFAHVDPGAEVVPDLPGAHPSGSLSEHALSVPIRTVERTLGLITLVTSASRRALADKDFALAKQLAQSAAVAMENAHLYEAERQARASAEAAMHLREDVIAVVSHDLKNPLSSIVMATALLRGMNDSGESPERAPVYVDMIARAAGNMNRLIGDLLDLASMESGNFAVSCAPHEVLPILRESLELLGASAAAKGVELECAADGSRVWVHCDAHRVGQILSNLIGNGIKFTPRGGKVRIDVETIGLETRFAIEDTGPGIAEEHLEHVFDRYWRLHRERRTGTGLGLAIAKGLVQAHGGRIWVESRVGKGTTFFFTLRSAQPSMVAPAPTPEPARKYRILVVDDDKELRESLCEFLEEAGYAATGAKSGFDALERLHQPDKPDLILFDLLMQGMDGWQFRELQRRDVALAQIPLLVMTSNRDLKNLPTDPDSVVYKPFHLPQLLGTIARRCAQPGSTA
- a CDS encoding FIST C-terminal domain-containing protein — translated: MTTATVVHTGVASSEEAGASLGSRIHQAFGGERPDALILFASPRYDFSKLLLAIDMECRPRTLVGTSSAGEFTGQAQGVGLACAMAIRAPEMRFHASLGRALSRDPRKAASEMIATFHGIGNPSFAYRTALVFADAMAGQSDRFALHLSTLTGGSYRFVGGGAGDERFEDRVVFHGTEVVADAAVALEILSNKPIGVGVTHGWSPRSGAFRVTEAEGLRLASLNAIAAADVFEDHAERTGQKMDRQDAFPFFLHNILGVDTGPGPKKLRVPLRVQDDGAVSCAAEIPEGATVRIMGCTTATAAEAAVQSTKEAMRQLEGHKPALAIFFDCVATRLRMGHDFGIELDSIRNELGEAKLLGCNTIGQIVSAEGQFSGFHNCTAVTCLIPE
- a CDS encoding ATP-binding protein, producing MSSTIAEIGREFRNPRVAHEAQNHSVFFYEDEALLSESVSNFIGAGLSAGDPIHVVATPEHRRIIRERLESSTPDLQSALQSGLLTMADARETLSLFMVNGMPDAARFAAVVEPILRARPGARMHVYGEMVDLLCRDGRPEAAIQLEKLWNELAVRHSFSLFCAYVMDTFSGAKSSLYESVCEAHTHAHPVRGESETHMRLRTIAGLRQRARVLEAEVERSKHSDVFRLLVESLTDYAIFMLDPTGIVSSWNGGAERIKGYAAHEIIGQHVSTFYPPETRETGKIEKALEIARREGRFEEEGWRIRKDGSRFWASVILSALRSQSNGELVGVAMVTRDLTERRNAEQERIRLAQVEESMRVKDAFLATISHELRTPLNAIHGWSCILQEERNGSVLSKGLETIRRNAEAQIKLVDDLLDMSRIIAGKMRIEAKVADMVAIVRDALEGVRPGAHAKNIELVLDCPEHPMALVGDPVRLQQVAWNFISNAVKFTGQGGTVSIRLRREGAIIELTVSDTGRGVEPEFLPYIFEPFRQADSSATRRVGGLGLGLAIAKQIVELHGGQVAATSAGAGQGTTFTAMFPVRAVVPMGAIPAVPGEASPQGSLRLDGVRVLVVDDEPDARELLRALLQKRGAVVRLAGSAPEGRHAVEWFRPHVIVSDVGMPDEDGYQFLRSIRAMSREMGGGTPAIALSAYAYPEDRRRALLAGYTNHLAKPVDHEELLDTVHNLANVGATPWARTLVR
- a CDS encoding HAMP domain-containing histidine kinase; this encodes MLLSVLTSHAALETENSELRHKLRRAEEARDHLARELADRTQTSERLAGVLAHDLRNPLGAILAGVDLLKRRGGLGELQANILGRIHSSGQHAAHLIEELLDFTQARLGGGLKIHRAPTDMTAIARQVIDETEPAYPGRCIRLETEGDVDGDWDEERLAQIFSNLLANALAHSPEDAAITVRTWTRDGEAFTSVHNGGPAIDEEAMGQLFEPFRRGEKRTARSGKHLGLGLYIVQQIVRAHGGRVEVRSTENEGTTFLVSLPRADELVSAPKPHMESSMGGTEEAATERY
- a CDS encoding recombinase RecA, with protein sequence MSDELKAFERLATGVHGLDEILNGGLIVGGTYLVMGRPGSGKTILANQIAYSHVAGGGRALYVTLLAESHAWLISTLQEMSFFREEALGGALQYISGYQALEKEKLDGLTRLLRKIVRDHRASLLVIDGLVTAGAMADTELELKKFIHELQSLIELVGCTTLLLTGAKGSDANYPERTMVDGLFQLTTKRIGMRTVRELEIEKHRGSSHVLGASFFEISSDGIRIFGRTEAMVGAALVQQATDTSKLATGISSLDSMLSGGLPSGSTAMLLGSSGSGKTLLGLHFLNAGAHLGERALYFGFFEAPSRLVAKAKSVDLDLAAAIDDGRIEMQWRAPQELLADRAAEELLTTVRRRSIKRVFIDGLDGFRSCVIYPERTGPFFTALSNELRSIGATTLASEETLGLYGCPEKDISLNGVSSMMDTIILLRYVELRTQLHRFISIMKMREGRYDTSLREFQIDESGFHIAESSESARAILADDHRTRDSELGPTMQGTAPAHRRGSR